CATTCGGCATGGCCGGAGTCGCTTGCGCCCTTGACCAGCAGCACGGGCATCGGCGCCAGCCGCGCCACGAGCTCCGCGTCACTGCCCAGCAGCGCGTGGCCGACACCGCGCCGGCCATGGGAGCCGATCACGATCAGGCCGCAATGCTGCTGCCGCGCCTCGGCGACGATCAGGTCGGCCACGCGCTGGCCCTGGGCCTCGCATACTGTGCTCCGGCACTCGATGCCGGCCTGCGCGGCCAGCCGTTCCCCGACGGCCAACACCTGCGCGCCATGCTGACGCAGGCGCTGGCGCGAAACCTCGAAATCGACGCCGCGCGACATTTCGACCATCAGCGGATAGTCGGCCAGCACATGCAGCAGATGCAAGGTGCTGGGTCGGTGCTCGGCCAGGCGCAGGGCCTCGCGCAGGCCTCGCAGGGCCGTCTCGCTGCCGTCCAGCGGCACCAGAATGTTGCGATACATGGATGGGTCTCCATCACGGGCATGACCCGATGCTGGGCGCACCGGTGTCGCGCGGCCTTGATCCAACGCAAGCCGCGCGGCTTGGCCCGGGCGTGATCGGGCCGCGCTCGCCCCCCCGCCTCGCGCCGGACGGATGACGAGCAGCCCCGGCCAGCGCCGATTGCGGAACCGGCGTACACTTCGCCCCTCCTGGCGCGTCTTGCTCACTAACGCGCCATTTGTCGTCTGACATGGTCCCCGGCCCTCGCCGCGCACCACACCGCCCGACCCGGATGCTGCGGGTTCCGCGGTGTCAGCCGCCTCAACTGGCGAGCTTCATTTCCGGTCCCTCCCATCCTCCGACCGGATCCGGACCCTGACCGCGCATGCGGCCGGGCCACGCCCCACCGAAGCTCGCCCCCGCGACTCGTTTTCTTTTTCGGCCGCGCTGGCTTGCCTGGCACGCGTGGTCGTTCATTCCCTCACATCGATCGGCAAGGAGATCCGTTGGCCAAGGAAGACTTGATTGAAATGCACGGCAAGGTCGAGGAAGTGCTGCCCGACTCTCGCTTTCGCGTCATGCTGGACAACGGCCACAGCCTGGTGGCCTACACCTCCGGCCGCATGCGCCGGCACCACATCCGCATCCTCGCGGGCGACAAGGTGTCGCTGGAGCTCTCGCCCTATGACCTGAGCAAGGGCCGCATCACCTTCCGCCATATTGAAACGCGCGGCGGTGGCGGTGCGCCGATGCGACGCGGTCCACGCTGAGCGGGCATCCACCGGCACAGCGTTCCCCCTCCCAATTTACCCACCCCGCGTCACCGGTCCTCAACGCAATCCGCAAGGCCGCACGCATTTATCGAAAGGCAGCCATATGGGCAGCAAACTTTACGTCGGCAACCTGGCCTACTCCGTGCGCGACGAGCATCTGCAGCAGCAGTTCTCGGAATTCGGCACCGTCTCCTCCGCCAAGGTCATGATGGACCGCGACAGCGGCCGCTCCAAGGGCTTCGGCTTTGTCGAGATGGGCTCGGACAGCGAGGCCCAGGCCGCGATCCGCGGCCTGAACGGTCAGTCGGTGGACGGCCGCGCGCTGGTCGTGAACGAGGCTCGTCCCCGCGAGGAGCGCCCGGGCGGCTTCGGCGGCGGCGGTGGTGGTGGCCGCGGCGGCTACGGCGGCGGCCGCAGCTACTGAGCGCCGAGCCGGCGCGTCGCATGGCCGCGAAGAGCTCCGTCGCGAACCCCGCCGCGAGCGTCAAGGCCAAGCCCTTGCGCATGAAGGTGCCCAAGTCCAAGGAGCGGGCCCTGGTGCGTGAGTTCGGCCTCGAGGTGAGCCAGCTCACCGAGGCAGAGGCCGAGACGCGCCGCAAGGAACTGAAGGCCCTGGTCACCCTGGGCAAGACGCGCGGCTTTTTGACCCAGCAGGAGGTCCATGACCACCTGCCGCAGCAGCTGGGCGACGCCGAGGGGCTGGAGGCGGTCGCGAAGCTGCTGCGCGAGATGGGCGTCGAGGTCTACGAGCGCGCGCCCGATGCCGGCACGCTGCTGGTGGCCGGCGGCGGCATCGCGGTGGCCGGCGAGGAAGAGGCCGAGGAGGCCGCGGAAGCGGCGCTGTCGACGGTCGATTCGGAGTTCGGGCGGACCACCGATCCGCTGCGCCTGTACATGCGCGAGATGGGCGGCTTCGAGCTGCTGACGCGCGAAGGCGAGGTCGAAATCGCCAAGCGCATCGAGGCCGGCCAGCAGGCGATGATGCTGGCGATATCGGCCTCGCCGATGGTGATGGCCGAGGTGCTGGCCTGCGGCGAGCGGCTGGCGGAGGGCAGCCTCGGCGTCGAGGAGCTGATCGAAGGCATGGCCGGCGAGGCGGACGACTATGTCGCCGAGGAAGATCACGATGTCTTCGACGACGAGGATGAGGAAGCGGGCGGCGCCGAGGCGAGCCGTTCCGGCACGCGACGGCTCGGCGAGCTGCGTGCCACCGCGCTGGCGGCCTTCGCGGCGCTGCGCGTCGGTGTCGACCGGCTGAGCCGGGCGGAGGCGCGCGCCGGCCATGGTTCGGCCTCCTATCTGAGCGCCCAGCAGGCGCTCAGCCTGCGATTGATGGATCTGCGCTTCGGCGTCAAGACGATCGAGCGCCTGTGCGGGCTGCTGCGTGCCCAGGTGGACGAGGTGCGCCGCTGCGAGCGCGAGATCCGCAAGATCGTGGTGGACCGCTGCGGCATGCCGCAGCAGCGCTTCATCGAGCGTTTCCCACCCCGGGCGCTGGACCTGGCCTGGGTGGACGAGGAGAGGTCGGCGGCCACGCCCTGGGCTGCCGCGCTGGAGCGCCACCAGCCCGCGATCCGGGAGCTGCAGCGCCGGCTGATCGCGCTGCAGGCCGCGGCGGCCGTGCCGCTGAAGGAGCTGAAGGCGATCGCCCGGCGCATGAGCGAGGGCGAGCAGGCCGCGCTGGCCGCGAAGCAGGAACTGGTCGAGGCCAATCTGCGTCTGGTGATCTCGATCGCGAAGAAATACGTCAATCGCGGCATGCAGTTCCTCGACCTGATCCAGGAGGGCAATGTCGGCCTGATGAAGGCGGTGGACCGCTTCGAGTACCGGCGTGGCTTCAAGTTCTCCACCTATGCCACCTGGTGGATACGCCAGGCCGTGACGCGCGCGCTCGCCGACCAGGTGCGCACCATCCGCGTGCCGGTGCACATGATCGACCTGCTCAACAAGATCAACCGGCTCAGCCGCAGTCATCTGCACGAGTTCGGTGTCGAACCGGATGTCGACACCCTGGCGCGCCTGCTGGCGCTGCCGCAGGAACGGGTGCGCCAGGTCATGCGCATTGCCAAGGAGCCGGTCTCGCTGGAGCGGCCGGTGGGCGACGAAGGCGACACCACCCTGGGCGAGCTGATCGAGGACCAGCACAGCCTGGCCCCGCTGGATGCCGCGATGCAGGCGGGCCTGCGCAGCGCGGTCGACGAGCTGCTGGACGGACTCTCCGACCGCGAGGCCAAGATCCTGCGCATGCGCTTTGGCATCGGCATGAGTTCCGACCACACGCTGGAGGAGATCAGCCGGCAGTTCGCCGTGACCCGCGAGCGGGTGCGCCAGATCGAGGCCAAGGCAATGCGCAAGCTCAAGCTGGCGGGCCACGCCGGCAAGCTGCGCGGGCATATCGAAGACTGAGCCGCGGCGACCGACCCTGATCCAGCGCAAGCGGGACCGGGATAGGTGCCGACGCACCCCGCGCCTTGCGGCGCGCTTAATCCCGCATTAATCGCCGCTGCCGAGCATGCGCTCCGTTGCGACCCGCCCGCCGCGGGTCCGAAAGGAGCCATCTTGCTGAAGAACACCCATACTGCCTGCGACCTCGCGCCTGCGATCGGGATCGCCGCGACCGCTCACCTGAAGGTGTACGGCCCCGGCGATCCCGGCCGCCTCGAGGTCGAGGACTTCATCAGCCGCATCTATGCCCAGCGCTACGGTGCGATGCTGGCGGGCTTCGCGCCCACGCTGGTCGGCCTGTGCGACCCGCAGCAAGGGCTGGTCGCCGCACTCGGCTATCGTGCGGCCGCGGGCGGCCCCCTGTTCCTGGAGCGCTATTTGAACGCGCCGGTGGAGCAACTGCTCGGTGCCGGCGCCGCCGAGGCCCCTTCGCGCGATGTCGTGGTCGAGGTGGGGCATTTGGCGGCGGCCCGCGCCGGTGAAGGGCGACGCCTGATCATGCGCATGGGCCCGTACCTGGCAAGCCAGGGCTTTGAATGGGTGGTCTCCACCCTGACCGCCGAGCTGCGCCACCTGTTCCTGCGCATTGGCGTCACGCCGCTGGCGCTGGGTGCGGCGGATCCGGCCAAGCTGGGAGATGCCGCCAGTTCCTGGGGCCGCTACTACGAACACCATCCCGTGGTGCTAGCCGGGTACCTGCCGCAGGCCCTGCAGCAACTGGCGCGCCGCGCCGAGGGGGCGGTATGAACGGCGTGCTGCCGACCCTGCTGGGCGCCACGGCGAGGCTGGAGGACGGCCAGCGCTCCCGGGGGCGCGAGGCGCTGCTGAGCGGCGCGCAGCGGCTGGCCACCTTGCTGCGGGCCCAGGGCACGAGGGTGCTGGCCACGCTGCTGGACAATGGCCTGCCCTGGCTGCTGGCCGATCTGGCCGCCGCCGAAGCCGGCCTGGTGCATGTGCCGCTGCCCCTGTTTTTCAGCCCGGCGCAGGTCCAGCATGCGCTGGCGGCCGCCGGCGTGGACAGCCTGCTGCTGCCGCCCGCGCTGACGAGCCGCTTCCCGCAACTGACGGCCCAGGCGCTGACGCTGGACGGGCAGGACCTGGCCTTGCTGCGCCTGCCGGCGCGGCCCCCCGCGCTGCCGGCCGGCACGGCCAAGATTACCTTCACCTCCGGCACCACCGGTGCGCCCAAGGGCGTCTGCCTGGGCAACGAGGGCATGCGGCGGGTCACCGCCGGTCTGGTGCAGGCGCTGGAGCCCCTGGCGGTGAGCCGGCATCTGTGCGCGTTGCCGCTGGCGGTGCTGCTGGAGAACATCGCGGGGCTGATGGCGCCGCTGCTGCGCGGGGCCACCTGCATCGCGCCGCCGCTGGCGGAGCTGGGCCTCAGCGGGTCCTCCAGCTTCGATGCGCAGCGCTTCGACGCGGCGCTACGGCAGCACCGGCCCGGCAGCCTGATCTTGCTGCCGCAGATGCTGCGCGCCTGGGTGGCGCATCTGCAGCAGTCCGGCCGGCGCGCCCCGGAGGATTTGAAGCTGGTGGCGGTCGGCGGGGCCGCGGTGGGCGCCAAGCTGCTGCTGCAGGCGCGCGCCCTCGGCATCCCGGCCTACGAAGGCTACGGCCTGTCGGAGGGGGCTTCGGTGCAGACGCTCAACCTGCCCTGGGCGGACCGGCCCGGCAGCGCCGGTCGGGCCCTGCCGCATGCCGAACTGCGCGTCGCGCCCGATGGCGAGATCGAGGTGCGCGGCAGCTTGTTCCTGGGCTATCTGGGCGAGGTCGCGGACGCGTCGGACTGGTGGCCCAGCGGCGACCTGGGCCATCTCGACGAGGCGGGTTTCCTGCATGTCAGCGGCCGCAAGAAGCATGTGCTGATCACGGCCTTCGGTCGCAATGTGGCGCCCGAGTGGGTCGAGACGGCGCTGCGTGGCGAGCCGGCGATCGGCCAGGCCGTGGTCTATGGCGAGGGCATGAGCGCGCTGTGCGCGGTGCTCTGGCCGAGCCGCCTCGATCTGGACAACGCTGCATTGCAGGCGGCCGTGGACGCGGCCAACGCCGGCCTGCCGGACTACGCGCGGGTGCGGCTGTGGTTGCGGGCTCGCGCCGCCTTTTCGCCCGAAACGGGTCTGGCCACGGCCAACGGCCGGCCACTGCGCGACGCGATCTGGCGCGCCCACGAGGCCGCGCTGGCCAGCCCTTTGACGCACTGAACCAAGGAGTCTGCGATGTCGAATTTTCATGCCCGGCTGCTGGCCGAAACCGAACCGGACCGCGCCGGCCTGCTGAGCGTGCCCATCATCCAGGGCTGCTTGCGCGGCGAGGTCTCGCGGCCCAGCTACCACGCCTTCCTGCGCGAGGCCTTTCATCATGTGCGCCATACCGTGCCGCTGCTGGCCGCCTGCAAGGCCGCGCTGCCCGAGCGCCTTGCCTGGCTGCGCGGCCCGTTGGACGAATACATCGAGGAAGAGCAAGGCCACGATGAATGGATCCTGGACGACATCCGCGCCTGCGGCTTCGATGCCGAGGCGGTGCGCGACGGTATGCCCGGCCATGCCACCGAGGTGATGGTGGCCTATGCCTACGATGGCATTGCGCGGCGCAACCCGCTGGGCTTCTTCGGCATGGTGCATGTGCTGGAGGGCAGCAGCGTGGCCCTGGCCTTGCTGGCTGCCGACCAGATCCAGAAGCCGCTGGGCCTGCCGGATGCGGCCTTCAGCTACCTGCGCTCGCATGGCACGCTGGACCGGGAGCACACCGGGCATTTCGAGCTGCTGATGGACCAGATCGAGGATCCGCAGGACCAGGCCGACATCATCCACGCGGCGCGCGCCTTCTATCGGCTCTACGGCGATGTGTTCCGCGGTCTGCCACTGCCGCAGGTCGCCAGCGCCGCGGCCGGGGTGCCGGCATGAAGGCGCGGGAGGCGCGGGTGCTGCTCACCGGCGCCGGCGGCGGCATCGGCCGCGCGGTGGCCGAGACCCTGGTGGCTGCCGGGGCCAGCCTGCTGCTGGTGGGACGCGATGCCGGCCGCTTGTGTCAGCTGCTCGGGCAACTGGCGGAGCGTCACCCCGGAGCCGCGGAACGCCTGGCCTGGCAATGCGCGGACCTCGGGCGCGATGCGGACCTGCAGCAGCTGGCCGAGGCGGCCGCGGCCTGGCGCTGCAATGTGCTGGTGCATGGCGCGGGCGTCCCGGCCTTCGGGCGCCTGCAGACCCTGGATCCGGCGGCCCTGCGGGCGGCGCTGGACACCAATCTGCTGGCGCCGATGCTGCTGACCCAGGCCCTGCTGCCGCATCTGCAGGCCCTGCCTCGCGCCCAGGTCATCTGCATCGGCTCGGCGCTGGGGCGCATCGGCCTGCCCGGCTTCTCGGTGTACAGCGCCAGCAAGTTCGGCCTGCGCGGCTTTGCCGAGGCGCTGCGCCGCGAGCTGGCCGATGGCAGTGTGCGGGTGCAGTACCTCGGCCCGCGCAGCACCCTGACGGATTTCAACAGCCCCGGCGTCGAGGCCTACAACCGCGCCACCGGCACCGCGATGGACCGGCCCGAGCGGGTCGCGCAGGCCCTGCTGCGCCAGCTCGAGGACGAGCGTCCGGAGCGCTTCATCGGCTTCCCCGAAACCCTGGCGGTGCGCCTCAACGGCCTCGCCGCCCCCTGGCTAGACGGTGCGTTTGCCAAGCACCGGCGCAGCCTGCCTTCCCTCTGAATCCATTCTACAAGGAGCAGGACCATGGACAAGTTCACCTTCACCGCCGCCGCCCTGTGTGCCCTGAGCG
This genomic stretch from Roseateles sp. DAIF2 harbors:
- a CDS encoding universal stress protein, with product MYRNILVPLDGSETALRGLREALRLAEHRPSTLHLLHVLADYPLMVEMSRGVDFEVSRQRLRQHGAQVLAVGERLAAQAGIECRSTVCEAQGQRVADLIVAEARQQHCGLIVIGSHGRRGVGHALLGSDAELVARLAPMPVLLVKGASDSGHAE
- the infA gene encoding translation initiation factor IF-1, giving the protein MAKEDLIEMHGKVEEVLPDSRFRVMLDNGHSLVAYTSGRMRRHHIRILAGDKVSLELSPYDLSKGRITFRHIETRGGGGAPMRRGPR
- the rpoD gene encoding RNA polymerase sigma factor RpoD: MAAKSSVANPAASVKAKPLRMKVPKSKERALVREFGLEVSQLTEAEAETRRKELKALVTLGKTRGFLTQQEVHDHLPQQLGDAEGLEAVAKLLREMGVEVYERAPDAGTLLVAGGGIAVAGEEEAEEAAEAALSTVDSEFGRTTDPLRLYMREMGGFELLTREGEVEIAKRIEAGQQAMMLAISASPMVMAEVLACGERLAEGSLGVEELIEGMAGEADDYVAEEDHDVFDDEDEEAGGAEASRSGTRRLGELRATALAAFAALRVGVDRLSRAEARAGHGSASYLSAQQALSLRLMDLRFGVKTIERLCGLLRAQVDEVRRCEREIRKIVVDRCGMPQQRFIERFPPRALDLAWVDEERSAATPWAAALERHQPAIRELQRRLIALQAAAAVPLKELKAIARRMSEGEQAALAAKQELVEANLRLVISIAKKYVNRGMQFLDLIQEGNVGLMKAVDRFEYRRGFKFSTYATWWIRQAVTRALADQVRTIRVPVHMIDLLNKINRLSRSHLHEFGVEPDVDTLARLLALPQERVRQVMRIAKEPVSLERPVGDEGDTTLGELIEDQHSLAPLDAAMQAGLRSAVDELLDGLSDREAKILRMRFGIGMSSDHTLEEISRQFAVTRERVRQIEAKAMRKLKLAGHAGKLRGHIED
- a CDS encoding thermostable hemolysin, with translation MLKNTHTACDLAPAIGIAATAHLKVYGPGDPGRLEVEDFISRIYAQRYGAMLAGFAPTLVGLCDPQQGLVAALGYRAAAGGPLFLERYLNAPVEQLLGAGAAEAPSRDVVVEVGHLAAARAGEGRRLIMRMGPYLASQGFEWVVSTLTAELRHLFLRIGVTPLALGAADPAKLGDAASSWGRYYEHHPVVLAGYLPQALQQLARRAEGAV
- a CDS encoding AMP-binding protein: MNGVLPTLLGATARLEDGQRSRGREALLSGAQRLATLLRAQGTRVLATLLDNGLPWLLADLAAAEAGLVHVPLPLFFSPAQVQHALAAAGVDSLLLPPALTSRFPQLTAQALTLDGQDLALLRLPARPPALPAGTAKITFTSGTTGAPKGVCLGNEGMRRVTAGLVQALEPLAVSRHLCALPLAVLLENIAGLMAPLLRGATCIAPPLAELGLSGSSSFDAQRFDAALRQHRPGSLILLPQMLRAWVAHLQQSGRRAPEDLKLVAVGGAAVGAKLLLQARALGIPAYEGYGLSEGASVQTLNLPWADRPGSAGRALPHAELRVAPDGEIEVRGSLFLGYLGEVADASDWWPSGDLGHLDEAGFLHVSGRKKHVLITAFGRNVAPEWVETALRGEPAIGQAVVYGEGMSALCAVLWPSRLDLDNAALQAAVDAANAGLPDYARVRLWLRARAAFSPETGLATANGRPLRDAIWRAHEAALASPLTH
- a CDS encoding TenA family transcriptional regulator translates to MSNFHARLLAETEPDRAGLLSVPIIQGCLRGEVSRPSYHAFLREAFHHVRHTVPLLAACKAALPERLAWLRGPLDEYIEEEQGHDEWILDDIRACGFDAEAVRDGMPGHATEVMVAYAYDGIARRNPLGFFGMVHVLEGSSVALALLAADQIQKPLGLPDAAFSYLRSHGTLDREHTGHFELLMDQIEDPQDQADIIHAARAFYRLYGDVFRGLPLPQVASAAAGVPA
- a CDS encoding SDR family oxidoreductase, with the protein product MKAREARVLLTGAGGGIGRAVAETLVAAGASLLLVGRDAGRLCQLLGQLAERHPGAAERLAWQCADLGRDADLQQLAEAAAAWRCNVLVHGAGVPAFGRLQTLDPAALRAALDTNLLAPMLLTQALLPHLQALPRAQVICIGSALGRIGLPGFSVYSASKFGLRGFAEALRRELADGSVRVQYLGPRSTLTDFNSPGVEAYNRATGTAMDRPERVAQALLRQLEDERPERFIGFPETLAVRLNGLAAPWLDGAFAKHRRSLPSL